The following are encoded together in the Hoplias malabaricus isolate fHopMal1 chromosome 3, fHopMal1.hap1, whole genome shotgun sequence genome:
- the LOC136692849 gene encoding uncharacterized protein translates to MAPADERALSELGAELEQLGRRIQRLLEKQTELQREKTRLEAARDASYVAVASPAPLPRRFAGVPIYTPAPGWERQRGRGKPRPSPPPPQPVFTSANRFEALSSWPSPAPAPKTKQDGVLIIGDSIVRHLKVPGIKSNATVSCLPGAHVLDVARRLPSALRQREDFGTVVLHVGTNDISARRSEVLKEHYRSLLDTARKKTDARIIVSGPLPTYRRGCEAFSRLFGLRSWIGAALSAWTTSTTGSAFVSVRPCIVGMGFIQAV, encoded by the coding sequence atggcACCTGCCGATGAACGAGCCCTTTCTGAGCTCGGCGCGGAGCTCGAGCAGCTCGGTCGCCGGATTCAGCGTctcttggagaagcagacggagctccagcgggagaagacgagactcgaggcagcccgcgacgcctcctacgtggccgtcgcctctccggctcctctgccgcggcggtttgcgggggtacccatctacacgcctgcaccgggatgggagcgccagcgtgggcgtgggaagccgaggccgtccccccctccaccgcagccagtcttcacttctgccaaccggtttgaggcgctcagctcctggccttcacctgctccagcgccgaagactaaacaggacggtgttcttattattggtgactcaatagttagacatttaaaagtgccggggataaagagtaatgcaaccgtgtcttgtctcccaggcgcaCATGTCCTGGACGTCGCCAGGCGGCTTCCGTCGGCGCTTCGGCAGCGCGAGGActtcggcaccgtcgttctccacgtgggaacgaacgacatctccgcccgccgcagcgaggtcctgaaggagcactaccgttcgcttctggataccgctcggaagaagacggatgctaggatcatcgtctctggccccctgcccacctaccgtcgaggatgcgaggcgtttagcaggctcttcgggctccgctcctggattggtgcggcactgtcggcgtggactacgtcgacaactgggagtgctttcgtgagcgtccggccctgtatcgttgggatgggcttcatccaagccgtctag